In a single window of the Panthera leo isolate Ple1 chromosome A1, P.leo_Ple1_pat1.1, whole genome shotgun sequence genome:
- the HMGCS1 gene encoding hydroxymethylglutaryl-CoA synthase, cytoplasmic, with product MPGSLPLNAEACWPKDVGIVALEIYFPSQYVDQAELEKYDGVDAGKYTIGLGQARMGFCTDREDINSLCMTVVQNLMERNSLSYDCIGRLEVGTETIIDKSKSVKTNLMQLFEESGNTDIEGIDTTNACYGGTAAVFNAVNWIESSSWDGRYALVVAGDIAVYATGNARPTGGVGAVALLIGPNAPLIFERGLRGTHMQHAYDFYKPDMLSEYPIVDGKLSIQCYLGALDRCYAVYRKKIRAQWQKEGNDRDFTLNDFGFMIFHSPYCKLVQKSLARMLLNDFLNDQNRDKNSTYSGLEAFGDVKLEDTYFDRDVEKAFMKASSELFNQKTKASLLVSNQNGNMYTSSVYGSLASVLAQYTPQQLSGKRIGVFSYGSGLAATMYSLKVTQDATPGSALDKITASLCDLKSRLDSRTCVAPDVFAENMKLREDTHHLVNYIPQSSVDSLFEGTWYLVRVDEKHRRTYARRPSPSDDTLGEGVGLVHSSTATEHIPSPAKKVPRLPATAAEPEAAVISNGEH from the exons ATGCCTGGGTCACTTCCTTTGAATGCAGAAGCCTGCTGGCCAAAAGATGTGGGAATTGTTGCCCTTGAGATCTATTTTCCTTCTCAATATGTTGATCAAGCAGAGTTGGAAAAATATGATGGTGTAGATGCTGGAAAGTATACTATTGGCTTGGGCCAGGCCAGAATGGGCTTCTGCACCGATAGAGAAGATATCAACTCTCTTTGCATGACTGTGGTTCAGAATCTTATGGAGAGAAATAGCCTTTCGTATGATTGCATTGGGCGTTTAGAAGTTGGAACGGAGACAATCATCGACAAATCGAAGTCCGTGAAGACTAATTTGATGCAGCTGTTTGAGGAGTCTGGGAACACAGATATAGAAGGAATAGATACAACTAATGCATGCTATGGAGGCACAGCTGCTGTCTTTAATGCCGTTAACTGGATTGAGTCCAGCTCTTGGGATG gacgGTATGCCCTGGTGGTTGCAGGAGATATCGCTGTCTATGCCACAGGAAATGCTAGACCTACAGGGGGAGTTGGAGCTGTTGCTCTGCTCATTGGGCCAAATGCTCCTTTAATTTTTGAGCGAG GACTTCGTGGGACACATATGCAACACGCCTATGACTTTTACAAGCCCGATATGCTTTCTGAATATCCTATAGTAGATGGAAAACTCTCCATACAGTGCTACCTCGGTGCATTAGACCGCTGCTATGCTGTCTACCGCAAAAAGATCCGTGCGCAGTGGCAGAAAG AGGGAAATGATAGAGATTTTACCTTGAATGATTTTGGTTTCATGATCTTCCACTCACCCTACTGTAAGCTGGTTCAGAAATCTCTAGCTCGGATGTTGCTGAATGACTTCCTTAATGACCAGAACAGAGATAAAAACAGTACCTATAGTGGCCTGGAAGCCTTTGG GGATGTTAAATTAGAAGATACCTACTTTGATAGAGATGTGGAAAAGGCATTTATGAAGGCTAGTTCTGAACTCTTTAATCAGAAAACAAAGGCATCTTTGCTTGTGtcaaatcaaaatggaaatatgTACACATCATCGGTGTATGGCTCCCTTGCTTCTGTTCTGGCACA GTACACGCCTCAGCAGCTGTCAGGAAAGAGGATCGGTGTGTTCTCTTACGGTTCTGGCCTGGCTGCCACCATGTATTCCCTTAAAGTTACACAAGATGCCACACCAG GGTCTGCTCTTGATAAAATAACAGCAAGTTTATGTGATCTTAAATCAAGACTTGACTCAAGAACTTGTGTGGCACCAGATGTCTTTGCTGAAAACATGAAGCTCAGAGAGGACACTCATCACTTGG tcAACTATATTCCCCAGAGTTCAGTAGATTCACTCTTTGAAGGAACATGGTACTTGGTCAGAGTGGATGAGAAGCACAGGAGGACCTATGCCCGGCGCCCCTCTCCCAGTGACGATACCCTGGGGGAAGGAGTGGGACTTGTGCATTCAAGTACAGCCACTGAG CACATTCCAAGTCCTGCTAAGAAAGTGCCAAGGCTCCCTGCAACAGCGGCAGAACCCGAAGCGGCTGTCATTAGTAACGGGGAGCATTAA